The DNA region AACAGCGCCAGCCGCGTCACGTCGTGCGTTTCCGCCAGCGTCTGCAGATTGTCGCTCAGGGTCTGCGGATTACAGGAGATATAAAGGATGCGCGGATAGGCCTGCACCATCTTCACCGTCTCTTCATCCAGTCCGCTGCGCGGCGGGTCGACAAAAATCGTTTCGCAGTCGTAGCTGCTCAGGTCAACGCCTTCCAGACGATTGAAGCTGCGCACACCCTTCATCGCCTGCGTAAACTCTTCCGCCGCCATACGAATGATCTGCACGTTATCGATCTGGTTAACCGCAATATTGTACTGGGCTGAAGCGACGGATGGCTTAGCGATCTCCGTGGCCAGCACGCGACGGAAATTGCGGGCCAGCGCCAGCGAAAAGTTACCATTGCCACAGTAGAGTTCCAGCAGGTCGCCCTGTGAATCCCGTGTCACATCCAGCGCCCACTCCAGCATCTGAATGTTCATCGCCGCATTGGGCTGGGTAAAACTGTTCTCGACCTGACGATAGATAATCTCGCGGCCGGCCACTGGCAGACACTCATCCACGTAGTCGCGATCCAGACAGATTTTGGTTTTAGTCGCGCGACCAATCAGC from Pantoea deleyi includes:
- the trmA gene encoding tRNA (uridine(54)-C5)-methyltransferase TrmA encodes the protein MTPEHLPIEEYDAQLAEKVSRLETMMTPFAAPDVEVFRSPVSHYRMRAEFRLWHDGDDIYHIIFDQQTRERIRVDQFPAASQLINQLMPKMIAAIRDNRLLRHKLFQIDYLSTLSNQIVISLLYHRKLDDEWQQAAAALRDQLRAEGLDVQLIGRATKTKICLDRDYVDECLPVAGREIIYRQVENSFTQPNAAMNIQMLEWALDVTRDSQGDLLELYCGNGNFSLALARNFRRVLATEIAKPSVASAQYNIAVNQIDNVQIIRMAAEEFTQAMKGVRSFNRLEGVDLSSYDCETIFVDPPRSGLDEETVKMVQAYPRILYISCNPQTLSDNLQTLAETHDVTRLALFDQFPYTHHMECGVLLTRKA